A genomic segment from Janthinobacterium sp. 64 encodes:
- a CDS encoding sigma-54-dependent transcriptional regulator — protein MHENNFEGMQVLLVEDDAVVRKGARQSLELAGLQVTAVATAEEALPWLVPEFAGILLSDIKLPGMDGLKLLDIAVAQDASLPVILVTGHGDVSMAVGAMRRGAYDFIEKPFSADLLVEVCRRALDKRHLVLENMNLRRQLEQRVGIEARIVGRSAAMAKVRQLVLNLAPKSADIIILGETGTGKELIARCLHDFSERRDHPFVAINCGALPESIFESELFGHEEGAFTGAQRQRIGKIEYANGGTLFLDEIESMPLALQVKLLRVLQERQVERLGSNKLISVNFRVIAAAKEDLNVLAEQGKFRPDLYYRLNVASLTLPALRNRREDIPLLFEFFVLQAALRYGQPAALVSGELITSLMAQRWAGNVRELHNVADRFVLGLLDDTLSPAGCREASLAEQVDTFEIAIIEEALRRHNGNVIEAAAALNIPKKTLYDKLKRFDISTEQFR, from the coding sequence ATGCACGAGAATAATTTTGAAGGCATGCAAGTGCTGCTGGTGGAAGATGACGCCGTCGTGCGCAAGGGCGCCCGGCAATCGCTGGAACTGGCGGGACTGCAAGTGACGGCCGTCGCCACGGCCGAGGAAGCGCTGCCCTGGCTGGTGCCCGAATTTGCGGGCATTTTATTGAGCGATATCAAGCTGCCCGGTATGGATGGCTTGAAACTGCTCGATATCGCCGTGGCGCAGGATGCCAGCCTGCCCGTGATCCTCGTCACGGGCCACGGCGACGTGTCGATGGCCGTGGGCGCCATGCGCCGTGGCGCCTATGATTTCATCGAAAAACCGTTTTCCGCCGACTTGCTGGTGGAAGTGTGCCGCCGTGCGCTCGACAAGCGCCACCTGGTGCTGGAAAACATGAACTTGCGCCGCCAGCTCGAGCAGCGGGTCGGCATCGAGGCGCGCATCGTGGGCCGCAGCGCGGCCATGGCCAAGGTGCGCCAGCTGGTGCTGAACCTGGCGCCGAAGTCGGCCGACATCATCATCCTCGGCGAAACGGGCACCGGCAAGGAACTGATCGCGCGCTGCCTGCACGACTTCAGCGAGCGGCGCGACCACCCTTTCGTGGCCATCAATTGCGGCGCGCTGCCCGAATCGATCTTTGAGTCGGAACTGTTCGGCCACGAGGAAGGCGCATTTACAGGTGCGCAGCGCCAGCGCATCGGCAAGATCGAATACGCGAATGGCGGCACCCTGTTCCTCGATGAAATCGAAAGCATGCCGCTGGCACTGCAAGTCAAACTGCTGCGCGTGCTGCAGGAACGGCAAGTGGAGCGCCTCGGCTCGAACAAATTGATTTCCGTCAATTTCCGCGTGATTGCCGCCGCCAAGGAAGATTTGAATGTGCTGGCGGAACAAGGAAAATTCCGGCCCGACCTGTATTACCGCCTGAACGTGGCCAGCCTCACCCTGCCCGCCCTGCGCAACCGGCGCGAGGATATCCCGCTGCTGTTCGAGTTTTTCGTGCTGCAGGCAGCCTTGCGCTATGGCCAGCCGGCCGCCCTCGTCAGCGGCGAGCTGATCACCTCGTTGATGGCGCAGCGCTGGGCCGGCAATGTGCGCGAGCTGCACAATGTGGCCGACCGCTTCGTGCTGGGCCTGCTCGACGACACGCTGAGTCCGGCCGGCTGCCGCGAAGCGTCGCTGGCCGAGCAAGTCGACACCTTCGAGATTGCCATCATCGAGGAAGCCTTGCGCCGTCACAACGGCAACGTCATCGAGGCGGCTGCAGCTTTGAATATCCCGAAGAAAACCTTGTACGACAAGCTCAAGCGATTCGACATTTCAACCGAGCAGTTCCGCTGA
- a CDS encoding sensor histidine kinase, whose protein sequence is MGSDPAGQTPRPFAPLLAVGSLVVLTWASYAWVQQRQLDELHRTLDSRAELYAASIGGALNKYEFLPLAVAQSDAVAQLLEQPGADKVTQINAYLVDMNRRAGAFAVYVLDDKGTTLASSNWQDRSSYVGVNYGFRPYFKNSIAGGIGRFYGIGASTFEAGYFISQPVQRDGRIIGVVAAKVNLDWIEQSWRTPGAGEQIWVKDANGVIILATTPAFKFKTLAPLSPAAKNDISAQRQFLQENLPILPHKVLRQFADGASVMTLERPQAGDTAALSGSAEKVDYLAVNRALGPLQWQITVLAELDQVNAAARNAAMAAALGWALLLLALMYARQRRRRIADKLNAQQTLARAYEQLEIKVEQRTADLVHANGRLQAEVAERERAEQTLRYAQAELVQSGKLAAIGQMAAGVTHELNQPLAALQTFSDNAKVFLARGQIDDALDNLSTISDLVKRLGYVTSQLKGFARRSDDARKPVSVRQAFAQTMLQIRTRKNSQRLTLHESWLEDDIIVLCNAIGLEQVFTNLITNAMDAVPESEPVQIWLQVRREGSLAVLHITDNGPGIPLASLDKIFDPFYTTKEHGLGLGLSISAGILRAAGSALAVRNRSAQEGGGAQFTITLSCDPGERDEGNI, encoded by the coding sequence TTGGGGTCTGACCCGGCGGGTCAGACCCCAAGGCCATTCGCCCCCCTGCTGGCCGTGGGGTCGCTGGTCGTGCTGACCTGGGCGTCGTATGCCTGGGTCCAGCAGCGCCAGCTCGATGAATTGCACCGCACGCTAGACTCGCGCGCGGAACTGTATGCGGCGTCGATCGGCGGCGCCCTGAATAAATACGAATTCCTGCCCCTGGCCGTGGCGCAGAGCGATGCCGTCGCGCAACTGCTGGAGCAGCCCGGCGCCGATAAAGTTACGCAGATCAACGCCTACCTGGTCGACATGAACCGCCGCGCGGGCGCCTTTGCCGTCTACGTGCTCGACGACAAGGGCACGACCCTGGCATCGAGCAACTGGCAAGACCGCAGCTCCTACGTGGGCGTCAACTACGGCTTCCGTCCCTATTTCAAGAATTCCATCGCGGGCGGCATCGGCCGCTTCTACGGCATCGGCGCCTCGACCTTCGAGGCCGGCTATTTCATTTCACAACCCGTGCAGCGCGACGGGCGCATCATCGGCGTCGTCGCCGCCAAGGTCAACCTGGACTGGATCGAGCAATCGTGGCGCACGCCCGGTGCGGGCGAACAGATCTGGGTCAAGGATGCGAATGGCGTGATCATCCTGGCCACCACGCCGGCCTTCAAGTTCAAGACCCTGGCGCCTTTGTCGCCGGCCGCGAAGAACGATATCAGCGCGCAGCGACAGTTCCTGCAGGAAAACCTGCCCATTTTGCCGCACAAGGTGCTGCGCCAGTTCGCCGACGGCGCCAGCGTGATGACGCTGGAGCGCCCGCAGGCGGGCGACACGGCGGCCCTGTCCGGCAGCGCCGAGAAGGTGGACTATCTTGCCGTCAACCGCGCTCTTGGCCCGCTGCAATGGCAGATCACCGTGCTGGCCGAACTCGACCAGGTCAACGCGGCCGCGCGCAACGCAGCCATGGCCGCCGCGCTGGGCTGGGCCTTGCTGCTGCTGGCCCTGATGTATGCGCGCCAGCGCCGGCGCCGCATCGCCGACAAACTCAATGCGCAGCAAACCCTGGCGCGCGCCTATGAACAGCTGGAAATCAAGGTCGAGCAGCGCACGGCCGACCTGGTGCACGCGAATGGCCGCCTGCAGGCGGAAGTGGCCGAGCGCGAGCGCGCCGAGCAGACCTTGCGCTATGCCCAGGCGGAACTGGTGCAAAGCGGCAAGCTGGCGGCCATCGGCCAGATGGCGGCCGGCGTCACGCACGAGCTGAACCAGCCGCTGGCCGCCCTGCAAACGTTTTCCGACAATGCCAAGGTGTTTCTGGCGCGGGGCCAGATCGACGACGCGCTCGACAACCTGTCGACCATTTCCGACCTCGTCAAGCGTCTCGGCTATGTCACCTCGCAACTGAAAGGCTTTGCGCGGCGCAGCGACGATGCGCGCAAACCCGTCAGCGTGCGCCAGGCGTTTGCGCAAACCATGCTGCAAATCCGCACGCGCAAGAACTCGCAGCGTTTGACCCTGCATGAAAGCTGGCTGGAGGATGACATCATCGTGCTGTGCAACGCCATCGGCCTGGAACAGGTGTTTACCAATCTGATCACCAACGCCATGGATGCCGTGCCGGAAAGCGAGCCCGTGCAGATATGGTTACAGGTGCGCCGCGAAGGCAGCCTTGCTGTGCTGCATATCACCGATAATGGTCCCGGCATCCCGCTGGCCTCGCTCGACAAGATCTTCGATCCCTTCTACACCACCAAGGAACACGGGCTGGGCTTGGGATTGTCGATCAGCGCAGGCATACTGCGCGCGGCCGGCAGCGCACTGGCCGTGCGCAACCGCAGCGCGCAGGAAGGGGGCGGCGCACAATTTACCATCACCCTGAGCTGCGACCCGGGGGAGAGAGACGAAGGAAACATCTGA
- a CDS encoding ABC transporter ATP-binding protein: MTTININAVNKIFTTGGADVIALKDINLEIASGEFICLLGPSGCGKSTLLNAIAGFSQPTSGQILAGGKLITEPGPDRGMVFQEYALFPWMTIESNIAFGLEIAGKTPAEIRERVDMLLSMLGLTEFRARYPKDLSGGMRQRVAIARVLALDSPIMLMDEPFGALDALTRRNLQDELLKIWKVFGTTIVFVTHSIEESIYLADRTIVMTYRPGTIKRDVAIDLPRPRDPSDPEFNRLKRMLGEMVMEEQQRHHNAETMASTAD; the protein is encoded by the coding sequence ATGACCACGATCAATATCAATGCAGTCAATAAAATCTTCACCACGGGCGGCGCGGACGTCATCGCCCTGAAAGACATCAACCTGGAAATCGCCAGCGGCGAATTCATCTGCCTGCTGGGGCCGTCCGGCTGCGGCAAGTCGACCCTGCTCAACGCCATCGCCGGCTTTTCGCAGCCGACCTCGGGCCAGATCCTGGCCGGCGGCAAGCTGATCACCGAGCCCGGTCCTGACCGCGGCATGGTGTTCCAGGAATACGCGCTGTTCCCGTGGATGACCATCGAGAGCAATATCGCTTTCGGCCTGGAAATCGCCGGCAAGACGCCAGCCGAAATCCGCGAACGGGTCGACATGCTGCTGAGCATGCTGGGCTTGACGGAATTCCGTGCCCGCTACCCGAAAGACTTGTCGGGTGGCATGCGCCAGCGCGTGGCGATTGCCCGCGTGCTGGCCCTCGATTCGCCGATCATGCTGATGGATGAACCGTTCGGCGCGCTCGATGCCTTGACGCGACGCAACCTGCAAGATGAATTGCTGAAAATCTGGAAAGTCTTCGGCACCACCATCGTGTTCGTGACGCACTCGATTGAGGAATCGATCTACCTGGCCGACCGCACCATCGTCATGACCTACCGTCCCGGCACCATCAAGCGCGACGTGGCCATCGACCTGCCGCGCCCGCGCGATCCGAGCGACCCCGAGTTCAACCGCTTGAAACGCATGCTGGGCGAGATGGTGATGGAAGAGCAGCAGCGTCATCACAATGCCGAAACCATGGCCAGTACCGCCGATTGA
- a CDS encoding ABC transporter permease — MMKRFAHGAIVPVVVLLFWQALSTFGWINPQILPSPVAVVVKWYEYLIPMQAYTPEAGNYLVWMFSGELPHDAWASLSRVLGGFAIGAGLALPLGLLMGTNKTIYKLFDPLVQVLRPIPPIAYIPLAILWFGLGNPPAFFLISIGSFFPVLMNTIAGVRQVDGIYIRAARNLGASQMTMFRRVILPAATPYILAGARIGMGTAFIVVIVAEMIAVNSGLGFRILEAREYFWSDKIIAGMFTIGLFGLAIDMAMNALNNHLLQWHRGLEH; from the coding sequence ATGATGAAACGCTTCGCGCACGGTGCCATCGTGCCCGTGGTCGTGCTGCTATTCTGGCAAGCACTGTCCACGTTCGGCTGGATCAACCCGCAAATCCTGCCCTCGCCCGTCGCCGTGGTCGTGAAGTGGTATGAATACCTGATCCCCATGCAAGCGTACACGCCCGAAGCGGGCAATTACCTGGTGTGGATGTTCTCCGGCGAACTGCCGCACGACGCCTGGGCCAGCCTGTCGCGCGTGCTGGGCGGCTTCGCCATCGGCGCCGGCCTGGCCTTGCCGCTGGGCTTGCTGATGGGCACCAACAAGACCATCTATAAACTGTTCGACCCGCTGGTGCAGGTGCTGCGCCCGATTCCGCCGATCGCCTACATCCCGCTGGCAATTTTGTGGTTCGGCCTGGGCAACCCGCCCGCCTTCTTCCTGATCAGCATCGGTTCCTTCTTCCCCGTGCTGATGAATACCATCGCCGGCGTGCGCCAGGTCGACGGCATCTATATCCGCGCCGCGCGCAACCTGGGCGCCAGCCAGATGACGATGTTCCGCCGCGTGATCCTGCCAGCGGCCACGCCGTATATCCTGGCCGGCGCGCGCATCGGCATGGGCACGGCCTTCATCGTCGTGATCGTGGCGGAAATGATCGCCGTCAACAGCGGTCTGGGTTTCCGCATCCTGGAAGCGCGCGAGTACTTCTGGTCTGACAAGATTATCGCCGGCATGTTTACCATCGGCCTGTTCGGCCTGGCCATCGATATGGCCATGAATGCCCTGAATAATCATTTGCTGCAGTGGCACCGCGGCCTGGAACACTGA
- a CDS encoding ABC transporter substrate-binding protein: MASTFRISSFLNTKALTVAVALAAQFPLAVHAADLVRLGNLKFAHYGAVAYMKEIAPKYDLKIEERIFAKGLDIVPAMIAGEIDVSASALEAAITGRATGLPVYLVGGFAKGGVQIVGRPDLNIKGIADLKGKKVGVTRGGPQEILLFAELTKAKLTWSDKPGKDVQILYMGYPDLNQALLTKDIDVMSQSEPYSTQAIHKKYGSAIIKPYDTPLGEPVRALVMTEKMYKEKPAVAQRFMDCFVAATRAFLADPKLAEKYVRESMFKNQITSDDYRDAIDNAIFTEDITQSHVQLTTDYMVKFGVGRMAKAPAAKDWVKLDLLEKAKKTYAPR; encoded by the coding sequence ATGGCAAGCACCTTCCGCATCTCGTCCTTCCTCAACACCAAGGCTCTGACCGTGGCCGTCGCCCTGGCCGCGCAATTCCCGCTGGCCGTCCATGCGGCCGACCTGGTTCGCCTGGGCAACCTGAAATTCGCCCATTACGGCGCCGTCGCCTACATGAAGGAAATCGCGCCCAAATACGACCTGAAAATCGAGGAACGCATCTTCGCCAAGGGCCTCGACATCGTGCCAGCCATGATCGCCGGCGAAATCGACGTGTCCGCCAGCGCGCTGGAAGCGGCCATCACGGGCCGCGCCACGGGCTTGCCCGTGTACCTGGTGGGCGGCTTCGCCAAGGGCGGCGTGCAGATCGTCGGCCGCCCTGACCTGAACATCAAGGGCATTGCCGACCTGAAAGGCAAGAAAGTCGGCGTCACGCGCGGCGGCCCGCAGGAAATCCTGCTGTTTGCCGAACTGACCAAGGCCAAGCTGACCTGGTCCGACAAGCCGGGCAAGGACGTGCAGATTCTGTATATGGGCTACCCGGACCTGAACCAGGCTCTCTTGACCAAGGATATCGACGTGATGAGCCAGTCCGAGCCATATTCCACCCAGGCGATCCACAAGAAGTACGGTTCGGCCATCATCAAGCCCTACGACACGCCGCTGGGCGAGCCCGTGCGCGCCCTCGTGATGACGGAAAAGATGTACAAGGAAAAGCCGGCCGTGGCCCAGCGCTTCATGGATTGCTTCGTCGCCGCCACCCGGGCGTTTTTGGCCGACCCGAAACTGGCGGAAAAATACGTGCGCGAATCGATGTTCAAGAATCAGATCACGTCCGACGATTACCGCGACGCCATCGACAACGCCATCTTCACGGAAGACATCACGCAGAGCCACGTGCAGCTGACCACCGACTACATGGTGAAATTCGGCGTGGGCCGCATGGCCAAAGCGCCTGCCGCCAAGGACTGGGTCAAGCTGGACCTGCTGGAAAAAGCCAAGAAAACCTACGCTCCACGCTAA
- a CDS encoding winged helix-turn-helix domain-containing protein, with product MNPISMAPIERVRSTSATLRRIENMQKLIGELSLHEMLADEIAWFLKFSPSGARKYIRDLREAGVIELARYIEGTATYLGKAVYQLTPDPERVRAFLAAIVQPKREGAPPRKDRPGLREQSMAGSGRHFHILADDTHYAIRVNRGPVTRDPLVAALFGAPQQKSAE from the coding sequence ATGAACCCCATTTCCATGGCACCGATCGAGCGCGTGCGTTCGACGTCGGCCACCCTGCGCCGCATCGAAAACATGCAAAAGCTGATCGGCGAATTGTCGCTGCACGAGATGCTGGCCGATGAAATCGCCTGGTTCCTCAAGTTTTCGCCATCGGGCGCCCGCAAATACATCCGCGACTTGCGCGAAGCGGGCGTGATCGAACTGGCCCGCTACATCGAAGGCACCGCCACCTACCTGGGCAAGGCAGTGTACCAGCTGACCCCCGACCCTGAGCGCGTGCGCGCCTTCCTGGCCGCCATCGTCCAGCCGAAACGCGAAGGCGCGCCACCGCGCAAGGATCGTCCCGGCCTGCGCGAGCAAAGCATGGCAGGCAGCGGCCGCCACTTCCACATCCTGGCCGATGACACGCATTACGCCATCCGCGTCAACCGTGGTCCCGTGACGCGCGATCCGCTCGTCGCTGCATTGTTTGGAGCCCCACAGCAAAAATCTGCCGAGTAA
- a CDS encoding zinc-dependent peptidase produces the protein MNPLLWIALVTAAIVLSLWFPRWRLKRALSRPLPAEGLAVLEKNIPVYPRMPAPLQEQLRRLVVQFLYQKKFVGCGGLEITDEMRYTIAGQACLLLLNRQTQVYPELDTILVYPTEFIVTRDEVGPGGVVTPSANGLLGESWGDGRVVLAWDHVQRGAADWTDGHNVVLHEFAHQLDSESGAANGAPYLPSVSSYRSWATVLSRDFDNLRHDAIYQQHSVMDHYGATNPAEFFAVATETFFEKPYQMAEHHEELYAQFLQYYKVDPRDWMAPPVEAEHMASPFPNYAPQW, from the coding sequence ATGAATCCGCTGCTGTGGATCGCCCTCGTCACGGCCGCCATCGTCTTGTCGCTGTGGTTTCCCCGCTGGCGTCTGAAGCGGGCCCTGTCCAGGCCCTTGCCAGCTGAAGGCCTGGCCGTGCTGGAAAAGAATATTCCCGTCTATCCCCGCATGCCGGCGCCGCTGCAGGAGCAGTTGCGCCGCCTCGTCGTGCAATTCCTGTATCAGAAGAAATTCGTCGGTTGCGGCGGCCTGGAAATCACGGACGAGATGCGCTACACCATCGCCGGCCAGGCTTGCTTGCTGCTGCTGAACCGCCAGACGCAGGTGTATCCGGAACTCGATACCATCCTCGTATACCCCACGGAATTCATCGTCACGCGCGATGAAGTGGGGCCGGGCGGTGTAGTCACGCCATCGGCCAACGGTTTATTGGGCGAGTCCTGGGGCGACGGCAGAGTGGTGCTGGCCTGGGACCACGTGCAGCGCGGTGCGGCCGACTGGACCGATGGACACAATGTGGTGCTGCATGAATTCGCCCACCAGCTCGACAGCGAATCGGGCGCCGCGAATGGCGCACCGTATTTGCCCAGCGTGTCGAGCTACCGCAGCTGGGCCACCGTGCTGTCGCGCGATTTCGACAACCTGCGCCATGACGCCATCTACCAGCAGCACAGCGTGATGGACCATTACGGCGCCACGAATCCCGCCGAATTCTTTGCCGTTGCCACGGAAACCTTCTTTGAAAAGCCGTACCAGATGGCCGAGCACCACGAGGAGCTGTACGCGCAATTCTTGCAGTACTACAAGGTCGACCCGCGCGACTGGATGGCGCCGCCCGTGGAAGCCGAACACATGGCCTCGCCATTCCCCAATTACGCGCCGCAATGGTAG
- a CDS encoding transporter substrate-binding domain-containing protein has product MQTRLHFAALLFTSIAFTQVAQADQLANIKAKGELVCGTLGTDEPNSFIDARSRQLVGYEVDLCRAIAHGLGVKPVIKQLAVAARIPELQQGRIDILTASLTHNKEREALVDFSLSTFYTGQRVLVKKSSNITTVAGLAGKKVLTVKGGTQEPNLRKAVPGVDVVTFETAGQAYLGLQQGKGVGYVDDEVSLLNNYAKLGAAQKDYLVLPQNISQEVFAFGIRKGETGVKTAVDQVLRGLEKSGEAEKLFFKWYGPTSNVKFQKRTFKIESDKIDA; this is encoded by the coding sequence ATGCAGACCCGTCTTCATTTCGCCGCCCTGTTATTTACCAGCATCGCCTTCACCCAAGTCGCGCAAGCGGACCAGCTGGCCAACATCAAGGCGAAGGGCGAGCTGGTCTGCGGCACCTTGGGCACGGACGAGCCCAACAGTTTCATCGACGCCAGGTCGCGCCAGCTGGTTGGCTATGAAGTGGACCTGTGCCGTGCCATCGCCCATGGCCTGGGCGTCAAGCCGGTGATCAAGCAGCTGGCCGTGGCGGCCCGCATTCCCGAATTGCAGCAGGGCCGCATCGATATCCTGACGGCGTCCTTGACGCACAACAAGGAACGCGAAGCGCTGGTCGACTTTTCCCTGTCTACGTTTTACACGGGCCAGCGCGTGCTGGTCAAAAAAAGCAGCAATATCACGACGGTCGCTGGCCTGGCCGGCAAGAAAGTGCTGACCGTCAAGGGCGGCACGCAGGAACCGAATCTCCGCAAGGCCGTGCCCGGCGTGGACGTGGTGACGTTCGAGACGGCGGGCCAGGCTTACCTGGGCTTGCAGCAGGGAAAAGGCGTCGGCTATGTCGACGATGAAGTCTCGCTGTTGAACAACTACGCCAAGCTGGGCGCCGCGCAAAAGGATTACCTTGTGCTGCCGCAAAACATCAGCCAGGAAGTGTTTGCCTTCGGCATCCGCAAAGGCGAGACGGGCGTGAAGACAGCCGTCGACCAGGTGTTGCGCGGGCTGGAGAAATCGGGCGAGGCGGAAAAATTGTTTTTCAAATGGTATGGCCCCACCAGCAACGTCAAATTTCAAAAACGTACCTTCAAGATCGAATCGGACAAGATCGACGCCTGA
- a CDS encoding amino acid ABC transporter permease — MFDLNFLLAGDYRDWLLSGLLLSLQLMGITLLLSLPLACGVAMLRMAPSRLLNALGAAYVELIRNVPLLAHFLFWYFGAPELLPDTWKERLYAGNIEAASAITALTLYTAAYMAEDIRSGIRAIPAQQFEAGRALGFSFLATMRLCVVPQALRLAAPPLLSQTLTLWQNTSIATVIGVAELMYQTQRVEAASFRSVEAFVFASAAYLAVSLLIAGLAALLQRKVS, encoded by the coding sequence ATGTTTGATCTGAACTTTCTGCTGGCCGGCGACTACCGCGACTGGTTGCTCTCCGGCCTGCTGCTATCCCTGCAACTGATGGGCATCACCTTGCTCTTGTCTCTGCCGCTGGCGTGCGGCGTGGCCATGCTGCGCATGGCGCCGTCGCGCCTGCTCAATGCCCTGGGTGCCGCGTATGTCGAGCTGATCCGCAACGTGCCCTTGCTGGCCCACTTCCTGTTCTGGTATTTCGGCGCGCCCGAATTGCTGCCCGACACGTGGAAGGAGCGCTTGTATGCCGGCAATATCGAAGCGGCCAGCGCCATTACGGCCCTGACCTTGTACACGGCCGCCTACATGGCGGAAGACATCCGCAGCGGCATCCGCGCCATTCCCGCCCAGCAATTCGAAGCGGGCCGGGCGCTGGGCTTCAGCTTTCTCGCCACCATGCGCCTGTGCGTCGTGCCGCAGGCGCTGCGGCTGGCCGCGCCACCGCTGCTGTCGCAAACCCTGACCTTGTGGCAAAACACCAGCATCGCCACCGTCATCGGCGTGGCCGAACTGATGTACCAGACGCAACGCGTGGAAGCGGCCTCGTTTCGCAGCGTGGAGGCGTTCGTCTTCGCCAGCGCGGCCTATCTGGCCGTTTCGCTGCTGATCGCGGGCCTGGCGGCTTTGCTGCAAAGGAAGGTGTCCTGA
- a CDS encoding amino acid ABC transporter permease yields MLELIHDYWLYFLVGRYPEGPLGGLALTVVLASLALVLSLPFGLLLGLARLSPWRLLRWPVAALIHVVRGIPLLLVIFWAYFFLPSITGHESGQFGTMLAALVIFDGIYLAEIVRAGVQAVPTGQVEAARSLGLNYLDSMRTVVLPQALRHMLPSLVNQFVSTIKETSLGTIIGLAEVSFIASQVNGLVLTKPVQVYFLLGMTYFVLCFSLSRAAFWLERRQARVLKAAA; encoded by the coding sequence ATGCTGGAACTCATCCACGATTATTGGCTGTATTTTCTTGTGGGACGCTATCCCGAAGGGCCGCTGGGCGGCCTGGCGCTGACGGTCGTGCTGGCCAGCCTGGCGCTGGTGCTCAGCTTGCCGTTCGGCTTGCTGCTGGGGCTGGCGCGCCTGAGTCCCTGGCGGCTGCTGCGCTGGCCCGTCGCCGCGCTGATCCACGTGGTGCGGGGCATCCCCTTGCTGCTCGTCATCTTCTGGGCGTACTTTTTCCTGCCCAGCATCACCGGGCATGAAAGCGGGCAATTCGGCACCATGCTGGCAGCCCTCGTCATCTTCGATGGCATTTATCTGGCCGAGATCGTGCGCGCCGGGGTGCAAGCCGTGCCCACGGGCCAGGTGGAGGCGGCCCGTTCGCTGGGCTTGAATTACCTGGACAGCATGCGCACGGTGGTGCTGCCGCAGGCGCTGCGCCACATGCTGCCGTCCCTGGTGAACCAGTTCGTCTCGACCATCAAGGAAACCTCGCTGGGCACCATCATCGGCCTGGCCGAAGTGTCGTTCATCGCCTCGCAAGTCAATGGCCTGGTGCTGACGAAACCTGTGCAAGTGTATTTTTTGCTGGGCATGACGTACTTTGTTTTATGTTTCAGCCTGTCGCGCGCCGCCTTCTGGCTTGAGCGGCGCCAGGCGCGTGTTTTGAAAGCGGCAGCATGA
- a CDS encoding amino acid ABC transporter ATP-binding protein, which translates to MITFDNVNKYYGDYHALSDINEHVAKGEVLVVCGPSGSGKSTLIRTINRLEAIASGRITVAGQDIYAPGLDVNALRSHIGFVFQQFNLFPHLSVLDNCALAPQRLRGLTRREAEERALALLERVGLAHKARAMPAALSGGQQQRVAIARALAMQPPLMLFDEPTSALDPEMVGEVLQVMRDLAQGGMTMVCVTHEMGFAREVADRVWFMDHGHVLERATPEDFFARPQHARAQQFLSDIRSPFGATA; encoded by the coding sequence ATGATTACCTTTGACAACGTCAACAAATACTATGGCGACTATCACGCCTTGAGCGATATCAATGAACACGTGGCCAAGGGCGAGGTGCTGGTCGTGTGCGGGCCATCCGGTTCCGGCAAGTCGACCCTGATCCGCACCATCAACCGCCTGGAGGCGATCGCTTCGGGCCGCATCACGGTGGCCGGCCAGGACATTTACGCGCCGGGGCTGGACGTGAACGCCTTGCGCTCGCACATCGGTTTTGTGTTTCAGCAATTCAATCTGTTTCCCCACTTGTCCGTGCTGGACAATTGCGCGCTGGCGCCGCAGCGCTTGCGCGGCCTGACCCGGCGCGAGGCGGAAGAGCGGGCGCTGGCCCTGCTGGAACGGGTGGGCCTGGCGCACAAGGCGCGCGCGATGCCGGCGGCTTTGTCGGGCGGCCAGCAGCAGCGCGTGGCGATTGCCCGCGCGCTGGCCATGCAGCCGCCGCTGATGCTGTTCGATGAACCGACCAGCGCGCTGGACCCGGAAATGGTGGGCGAAGTGCTGCAAGTGATGCGCGACCTGGCGCAGGGCGGCATGACCATGGTGTGCGTGACGCATGAGATGGGTTTCGCGCGCGAGGTGGCGGACCGCGTCTGGTTCATGGACCACGGGCACGTGCTGGAACGGGCCACGCCCGAGGATTTCTTTGCGCGGCCGCAACATGCGCGTGCACAACAATTCCTGTCCGATATACGCAGCCCGTTCGGCGCGACCGCATGA